The following proteins come from a genomic window of Methanocella conradii HZ254:
- a CDS encoding bifunctional 5,6,7,8-tetrahydromethanopterin hydro-lyase/3-hexulose-6-phosphate synthase has product MYLVGEALVGEGNEVAHIDLLVGDKAGPVGMAFANGMTNLSMGHTPLLAVIRPNLIPKPATLIIPKVTIKSLDQANKMFGPAQAAVAKAVADAVEEGIIPREQCEELVIIASVFIHPEAKDYTRIYKYNYGATKLALTRAMEKFPGVDKVLYEKDRGVHGVMGYKIMRLWDPPYLQVAIDTPDIAVVERVLTQAPRNDHIIFEAGTPLIKRYGLEVISKIRQIKRDAFIVADLKTLDTGNLEARMAADATADAVVCSGLAPLETIEKFCEEARKVGIYSIIDMLNVGDPAKVVESLRHKPDIVELHRGIDTEARKAEHAWGNIPAIKKAAGGKKLLVAVAGGVKAENVEVALKGGADILVVGRAITNAKDIEGATRAFLRAMHKDEIDQFRIMTDF; this is encoded by the coding sequence GTGTATCTAGTCGGAGAAGCATTGGTCGGCGAGGGCAACGAGGTAGCCCATATCGACCTCCTGGTAGGCGACAAGGCCGGCCCTGTTGGGATGGCGTTCGCCAACGGTATGACAAACCTTTCAATGGGGCACACGCCGCTGCTTGCGGTCATCAGGCCCAACCTCATACCGAAGCCCGCCACCCTAATAATACCCAAGGTGACCATCAAGAGCCTTGACCAGGCCAACAAGATGTTCGGCCCGGCCCAGGCAGCCGTGGCAAAGGCTGTGGCTGACGCCGTCGAGGAGGGCATCATACCCAGGGAGCAGTGCGAAGAGCTCGTCATCATAGCATCTGTTTTCATCCACCCAGAGGCAAAGGACTATACTCGTATTTACAAGTACAACTATGGGGCTACGAAGCTGGCGCTCACGAGGGCCATGGAGAAGTTTCCGGGAGTGGATAAGGTATTATATGAGAAGGATAGGGGCGTTCATGGAGTCATGGGCTACAAGATAATGCGCCTCTGGGACCCGCCATATTTGCAGGTGGCCATCGATACACCCGACATTGCGGTGGTCGAGAGGGTGCTCACCCAGGCCCCAAGGAATGATCACATCATATTCGAGGCGGGCACGCCGCTTATCAAACGCTATGGGCTCGAGGTAATAAGTAAGATAAGGCAGATTAAGAGGGACGCCTTTATCGTGGCGGACCTGAAGACCCTGGATACGGGCAACCTTGAGGCCCGCATGGCGGCTGACGCCACGGCTGACGCGGTTGTCTGCTCCGGGCTGGCCCCGCTGGAGACGATAGAAAAGTTCTGCGAAGAGGCCCGCAAGGTGGGCATATACTCTATTATTGATATGCTAAACGTGGGTGACCCCGCGAAGGTCGTGGAGTCGCTGAGGCATAAGCCGGACATCGTCGAGCTACACCGGGGCATCGACACCGAGGCCAGGAAGGCGGAGCACGCCTGGGGTAACATCCCGGCCATCAAGAAGGCTGCTGGCGGCAAGAAATTGCTCGTGGCGGTGGCCGGCGGCGTTAAGGCCGAGAACGTGGAGGTGGCCTTAAAGGGCGGGGCTGACATCCTGGTCGTTGGCCGTGCTATCACCAACGCCAAGGATATCGAGGGCGCAACCCGTGCCTTCCTGAGAGCCATGCACAAGGACGAGATAGACCAGTTCCGCATAATGACGGACTTCTAG
- the tpiA gene encoding triose-phosphate isomerase, producing MQKPIIILNYKTYLESTGDRGRELTWAARDVMQETGVRIIVCPQTPELFHHKGYGIEVFSQHIDPIEPGSHTGHVLAQALIHCGVTGSLINHSEDRMPLPDIKKCVEICRKNGLTSVVCAESIEKVREVSQLKPDFVAIEPPELIGSGIPVSKADPDIVRDSVKAVTDPEVKVLCGAGISKGEDVKAALELGTVGVLLASGVVKAKDPKAALRELVAFK from the coding sequence ATGCAAAAGCCGATCATCATCTTGAATTATAAGACTTACCTGGAAAGCACGGGGGACAGAGGCAGGGAGCTCACCTGGGCGGCCAGGGACGTCATGCAGGAGACGGGAGTGCGTATTATAGTATGTCCTCAAACGCCCGAGCTTTTCCACCACAAGGGATACGGGATAGAGGTCTTCTCCCAGCACATCGACCCCATAGAGCCGGGCAGCCACACGGGCCACGTGCTCGCCCAGGCACTCATCCACTGCGGGGTCACGGGCTCCCTCATTAACCACTCGGAAGACAGGATGCCCTTGCCTGACATAAAGAAATGCGTGGAGATTTGCCGCAAGAACGGGCTGACCTCCGTGGTGTGCGCCGAAAGCATCGAAAAGGTGAGGGAGGTCTCGCAGCTTAAGCCGGACTTCGTGGCCATCGAGCCTCCTGAGCTTATCGGCAGCGGCATCCCGGTATCGAAGGCCGACCCGGATATCGTCCGAGACTCTGTAAAGGCCGTCACCGACCCTGAAGTGAAGGTGCTCTGTGGCGCAGGGATATCTAAGGGAGAGGACGTCAAGGCGGCCCTCGAGCTGGGCACGGTGGGGGTCCTTCTAGCCTCGGGCGTCGTGAAGGCTAAGGACCCGAAGGCGGCATTGAGGGAGCTAGTCGCCTTCAAATGA
- a CDS encoding metal-dependent hydrolase gives MDRPGHFGGAMLLFFGIMYFLPRGDTLQTLSLSVTAAGIAAAMSMKPDMDKKFFFGVFHRCWVTHSLLTVLVATAGTFVLFSYMLNMGLLSYYAALAVFCAIGSHVLLDSFTRMGVPLYGPFDNKMRGPRWFRGSNPLVNYTLLAAGGLMMLFYYKVI, from the coding sequence ATGGATAGGCCGGGCCATTTTGGCGGCGCAATGCTGCTATTCTTCGGCATCATGTATTTCCTGCCGCGTGGCGATACGCTCCAGACATTGTCCCTGTCCGTCACGGCTGCGGGGATAGCGGCCGCAATGTCTATGAAGCCGGACATGGACAAAAAGTTCTTCTTCGGAGTATTCCACAGGTGCTGGGTGACCCATAGCCTTCTCACAGTCCTCGTGGCCACCGCCGGGACGTTCGTGCTCTTTAGCTATATGCTAAATATGGGCCTGTTGTCATATTATGCCGCCCTGGCTGTCTTCTGTGCCATCGGGTCCCACGTCCTGCTCGACTCCTTCACCAGGATGGGGGTGCCCCTCTATGGCCCGTTCGATAATAAGATGCGAGGGCCCCGGTGGTTCAGGGGGTCCAACCCGCTGGTAAACTATACATTGCTTGCGGCAGGCGGCCTCATGATGCTTTTTTACTATAAGGTCATTTGA
- a CDS encoding class I fructose-bisphosphate aldolase, whose amino-acid sequence MLEPSQKYMSRLFKNGRAMFLAYDQGLEHGPKDFNDRNYNPEYIIDIALRNKFTGLIFHKGLAEKYRENYSGKVPLIVKVNGKDNIAKTQAEEAPYSPVVCSVDYAVKLGADAVGYTLYVGSPLEAQAMKDFREVQEKARDYGLPVIGWMYPRGKYVPNDTDPTIVAYGARVGLELGCDLLKLKYTGSKETFRRAVEMAGRAKVLCAGGLKAELKVFLQQTRDILDVGAAGVAVGRNVWQSDDPDKVAKALEKIIFENKSVEEALKP is encoded by the coding sequence ATGCTCGAACCATCCCAGAAGTACATGTCACGCCTCTTCAAGAACGGAAGGGCCATGTTTTTAGCCTACGACCAGGGCCTGGAGCACGGGCCCAAGGATTTCAACGACAGGAACTATAACCCGGAGTACATCATCGATATAGCCCTGCGGAACAAGTTTACGGGGCTTATATTCCACAAGGGCCTCGCCGAGAAGTACCGGGAGAACTACTCGGGCAAGGTCCCGTTGATCGTGAAGGTGAATGGGAAGGATAATATTGCCAAGACGCAGGCCGAGGAGGCGCCTTATTCCCCGGTGGTCTGCTCGGTTGACTACGCCGTGAAGCTAGGGGCAGACGCGGTGGGGTACACGCTGTACGTGGGCTCGCCGCTCGAGGCGCAGGCGATGAAGGACTTCCGTGAGGTGCAGGAAAAGGCCCGCGACTATGGCTTGCCCGTAATTGGCTGGATGTACCCGCGGGGCAAGTACGTGCCTAACGATACGGATCCCACGATAGTCGCCTACGGCGCACGTGTGGGCCTGGAGCTTGGCTGCGACCTGTTAAAGCTAAAATACACCGGCTCGAAGGAGACCTTCAGGAGGGCGGTCGAGATGGCGGGCCGGGCCAAAGTGCTCTGCGCCGGCGGCCTCAAGGCCGAGCTTAAGGTGTTCCTCCAGCAGACCCGCGACATTCTGGACGTGGGCGCAGCGGGGGTCGCAGTAGGCCGAAACGTGTGGCAGAGCGACGACCCTGATAAGGTAGCGAAAGCCCTGGAAAAGATAATATTCGAAAACAAGTCGGTGGAGGAGGCGCTAAAACCTTAA